The DNA region GGCCGAGCGGTTCGACCGGCGCGTCGGCCTGACCGGCGTGATCCTCACCAAGGTGGAAGGGGACGCGAGGGGCGGCGCGGTCCTCTCCATCCGGGCGGTGACGGGCAAGCCGATCAAGTTCCTGGGGATGGGGGAGAAGCTGGACGCGCTGGAGCCGTTCCATCCGGACCGCCTGGCCTCGCGCATCCTCGGCATGGGCGACGTCCTGTCGCTCATCGAGAAGGCCCAGGAGGCCTATTCGCAGGAGCGGGCGGCGACGTTCCAGAAGAAGCTCGCGGCCAGCAGCCTGACGCTGGAAGACTTCCGGGAGCAGATCGCCCAGGTGAACAAGATGGGCTCGTTGGAGGAGCTCGTCGGCATGCTGCCGGGCGGGCAGAAGCTCAGGGAATTGGCTGGCGGGGGCGTGCCGGAGCGGGAGATCAAGCGCGTTGTGGCCATCATCAATTCGATGACCCAGCGCGAGCGGCGCGATCACACGATCATCAACGGGAGCCGCAAGAAGCGCATCGCCCGGGGCAGCGGGACGAACGTGCAGGACGTCAACCGGCTGATCAAGCAGTTCCTGACCGCCAAGAAGATGATGAAGGCGTTGACCGCGACCGGTGGGCGGCGGCAACTGGCCCAGGCGTTGCGGTCGTTCTAGAAAATAGCGAACAGCGAATAGCTATTCGTTGCTCGCTGCGAGCTTAAGGAGGAAGAGACGTGGCAGTTCATTTGCGATTGGCGCGGGCGGGCCGGCACAAGCTGCCCTTCTACCGGTTGGTGGCGGCGGATTCCCGCAAGCCCAGGGACGGACGGTATCTGGAAGTGTTGGGGACCTACGACGCGGTCAAGAATCCGCCGGTGGCCCAGTTGAAATCGGAGCGGGTACTGGACTGGCTGAGGAAAGGCGCGCAGCCCAGCGTGACGGTGCGGACCGTGCTGAAGCGTTCCGGGCTGCTCAAGCAGTTAGAGGACGAGCGGAAAGCGGGAGGCCAATAGCTGACGGCTGTTGGCTGCTTTTATGGCTGACACGGCGGAGCTCATCGCGATCGGACAGATCGTCAAGCCCTTCGGGGTGAAGGGCGACGTGCGGGTCCGCTCGCTCAGCCACGTGCCCGGCCGGTTCCAGGAGCTGCAGCGGGTGACCCTGGTGGCCAAATCCGGTCGGACGGTCGAGACGGCGGTCACGCGCGTGAGGGAGGAGCACGGGTCGTTTGTCGTGGGGTTTGAGGCATTCTCGACGCCGGAGGAGGCGGCGGCCTTCCGCGGCGGGCTCGTCAAGATTCCGCGCGAAGCGGCTCCACCCCGCCCCGATGGTCAATACTACGAGTTCGAGCTGCTGGGCATGACCGTCGCGGACGAACAGGGGCGGGTGCTCGGGACGCTCGAAGAGATCCTGGAAACGGGAAGCAACCACGTGCTCGTGGTCCGGGGCAATGGCCGTGAGCTCCTGCTCCCGGCCACGCGCGAGATCGTGGCTTCGGTGGACGTGGCGGGCAACACGATGAAGGTTCGGCGGTTCGAAGAACTGTGGGACGATCGGATGGGGATCCATGCTGCGCTGTGACGTGCTCACTCTGTTTCCCGACATGGTCCTGCCGGTCCTGGGCCAGAGCATGCTCAAGCGGGCTCAGGAGAAAGGCCTGCTGGAAGTCCGCGTCCGGAACCTGCGGGACTACACGCAGGATCGCCACCAGGTGGCCGACGACGCCCCTTACGGCGGCGGGGCCGGCATGGTCCTGAAGGCGGAGCCGGTCTTCCGGGCCATGGACGCGCTCCGGCTGGAGCACGGAACCCTGCGCCTGATCCTGCCATCCCCCCAGGGGCGGCCGTTCACCCAGCGGCTGGCCGAGGGCCTGCGGGACGAGCGGCGCCGGGTGGTGCTTCTTTGCGGCCACTACGAGGGCATTGACGAGCGGGTGCGGACCGGGCTCGAGCCGGAGGAGATCTCGATCGGCGACTACGTGCTGACCGGCGGGGAGCTGCCGGCGCTGGTCATGATCGACGCGGCGGTCCGGCTGATCCCCGGCGTGCTGGGCGATCCGGAGTCGGCGGTCGCGGAGTCCTTCTCGGACTCTCTGCTGGACTGTCCGCACTACACCCGTCCCGCCGAAGTGCGGGGCCTGACCGTGCCCGAGGTGCTGCTGTCTGGCAACCACGAGGCCGTCCGGTGCTGGCGCCGCAAGGAAGCGCTGCGCAACACCTGGCGGAAGCGGCCCGACCTGCTACGGGATCGCGTGCTCGGCGAGGAGGATCGGCGGCTGTTGGAAGCGATTGTGCAGGAAGAGACGCGTGAAGCGTTGTTCGTGAAGCGTATCTCATGAAATCTACAGGCGATTCACGAGAGACGAGATACGAGACGCGCATCTGGGGAGGAGGGGTACGACCATGAATCGGTTGGAGCGCATCCAACGATCGTTGACCAAAAAGAGCATCCCGCCGTTCGAGATCGGGGATACGGTTCGCGTGCACGCCAAGGTCGTGGAGGGCGAGAAGGAGCGGATTCAGGTGTTCGAGGGGGCGGTGATCGCCCGCAAGGGCGGTCGCAACAGCGAGACCTTCACGGTTCGTAAAATCTCCTACGGCGTGGGGGTCGAGCGGATTTTTCCTATCCACTCGCCGATCGTGACCCGCATTGACGTCGTCCGTCAGGGACGGGTCCGGCGTGCGAAGCTCTATTATCTGAGGGCGAAAAAAGGAAAGTTCGCCAAGGTCGGGGACCGGGAGTTCGCGCCACAGGAGGCCAAGGCCCAGGTCGGCGGCGCGAAGGCCGCCGGCAAGCCGACCGAAGCCGAGGTTCCGCAGGCAGAGGCTGTTCCGGCCGGTTGACGGAGCGCCGTCACTCGTCGTGGTCGTCCCTCGTTCGCGCGGCTGCGAAGAGCGGGTGACGGTCGGTGGATAACGCGGACCACGGGGCGTGCGAGCCGAGGTGGAGCCGACCGACTTCTTCGAGAGGGAAGCCAGGCTGTGCGGGTACGGTCGGGTCGCCGGGCTCGACGAGGCCGGTCGCGGCCCGCTGGCCGGCCCGGTCGTCGCCGCCGCCGTGATCCTGCCGCGCCGCTTCCGGCTGCCTGGATTGAACGACTCCAAGCAGGTGGTCGAAGCGGAACGCGAGCGGCTCGATAGAGAAATCCGCCGTCGAGCCGTCGCCGTGGGGGTCGGGCTCGCGGCCGCGCGCGAGATCGACGACTTGAACATCCTGGAGGCGTCGCGGCTCGCCATGAGCCGCGCCATCCTGGCGCTCCCCTCTCCGCCGGACTTTCTGCTCATAGACGCGGTGGTTCTTCCCTCGGTGCCCTTGCCCCAGCGGGCGATCATCAAGGGTGACGGCCTGTCGGTCTCCATCGCGGCCGCCTCCATCGTGGCCAAGGTCAGCCGGGATCGCCTGATGGCGGATTATCATCGGCGCTACCCCCAGTATAATTTCCTGGCGCACAAGGGGTATCCGACCCCGGAGCACCTGCGCCTGCTGGCCGAGCACGGCCCTTGCGCGATTCACCGGCTGAGCTTCCGGCCGGTCCTGGAGCGTGGGAACACCGCTCTTCGGGAGACGGTCTTCGAGTGAGCGACGCGCGCCGGACATTCGGCGAGGCCGGCGAGTCGGAGGCCGAACGGTACCTGCGGAGGAAGGGGTACCGGATTCTGGAGCGGAATGTCCGATCTCGGGCCGGCGAGCTGGACCTGGTCGCCCGGCTCGGGGACGTGCTGGTCTTCGTGGAGGTGAAGGCGCGCCGGACCGACGCTTACGGCGGGGCCCCGTACGCGGTTGACGGGCGCAAGCGGGCCCGCCTGATCCGGCTCGCGTCCCAGTACCTGGCCCGTCGCCGGCTCCGGAACCAGTCTTGCCGATTCGACGTGATCCTGTGCACGGGCGGTACGGACAGGCCGGAGGCCATCCAGCACATCGAGCACGCCTTCGAGGTTCCGGGCGAGGATCTCAGATGGTGAGCAATCGTCGCTCAGCCGTCAATTTTCAGTGCTCTTTGACTCGGCGCGGAGAAGGGGAGATGGGGGGACTGCGGGGATCGCCGTGTCGCCGCGTCCCCGCGTCACTCGCTGGGGAAAGGCCGCTGAGGGCTGAACGCCGAACATGATCCATCTCTTCCACGTCTCCAAGTACTATGACCGGCGCCCGGCCCTTTCCGACGTCAACCTCCAGATCGAGAAGGGCGAGTTCGTCTTGCTCATGGGGCCCAGCGGGGCCGGTAAGAGCACGTTGCTGAAGCTGATCTTTTGCGCGGAGCCGCCAGACGAGGGGCAGATCCTGGTCCAGAACCGGAACGTGGCGCGGCTCCGGCCCCAAGCCATTCCCTACCTGCGGCGCACGATGGGCTTCGTGTCCCAGGACTTTCGGCTCCTGCCCAAAAAGAACGTCTTCGACAACGTGGCGCTGCCGCTGCTCGTGCAAGGCGCCTCCTCCTTCGACATCCGGCGCAAGGTGACGGAGGCGCTGAAGGCGGTCGGGATGGAGCACAAGAAGGAGAGCCGCCCGACCATGCTCTCCGCGGGCGAGCAGCAGCGGGTCTGCATCGCGCGGGCGGTCGTGAACGGGCCGATCGTGCTGCTGGCCGACGAGCCGACCGGCAACCTGGACCCCGGTCTGGCCGGGGAGATTATCGAGCTGTTCAAGGCGATCAACGCTCGCGGCACGACCGTCATGGTCGCCACCCACAATCCCCAGGTGGTCGAGCAGGTCAACCGCCGGGTCGTCGTGCTCGATCAGGGCAAGATCGCGGCGGATGAGAGGGCCGAGTCGTGAGGCGTTTGGGCTACCTGATCCGGGAGGCGATCACCAACATCCGGCTGAACCGGACCACGACGATGATCGCGGTGGCGACTACGGCGTTCACGCTGGCCTGCTTCGGGGTGTTTCTGCTGCTGTATCTGAACCTCCGGGGAGTCGCCCATGCGCTGCAGGAGGACATCAAGGTCGTCATCTACCTGCACGACAACCTCACGGCCCAGGGAATCGCGGAGCTCCAGCAGCGGCTGAAAGCCGAACCGGAGGCGGCCTCCCTGGCTTACGTTTCCAAGGAACAGGCGCTGGCGGAGTTTCGCGAGCAGTTTCCGTCGGAATCCCACCTGCTGCAGGGATTGGGGGAGAACCCGCTGCCTGCGTCGTTCGTCGTGACCCTGGGGCCCCGCTTTCGCTCCACCGACGCGGTCAAGCGCTGGGCCGAGCGGCTGAAAGCCGTGCCCGGGGTCGCCCAAGTCCAATACAGCCGGGACTGGATCGAGAACCTCGCGACGGTCATCGGGTACTTGGAGCTGGCGGCGTTCGCGGTGGGCGCGATCCTGTCGGCGGCCTCCGTCACGATCATCGCGAACACGATCCGGCTGACGCTCTACGCCCGGCGCGAGGAGATCGAGATCATGCGATTGATCGGGGCCACCGGGACCTTCATCAAGATCCCCTATCTGCTGGAAGGCGCTGCCCTGGGCGCGCTCGGCGCCGTTCTGGCCCTGGCGCTGCTGCGGAGCGGCTTCGAATACTTCAGGCTCCACCTTGGGATGCCGGGTCGGTTCCTCGGCGTCGAGTCCGGGTTCGGATTCTTCCCGCTCCATGTCTCGCTCTTGATGGTCGCGGCGGGATTTCTGCTGGGCTGCGTCGGGAGCATCGTCTCCATGGCGGGGTTCGGGAGGAACAGGGCGTGACGCCGGTTTGCAGGATGCTGCTCCTCGCCGGAGCCTGGGCGTGGACCTCCTGGTGGCCCTGGGCCGCCTCCCCGGCTCTCGCGGGGAAGGATCACCGAGATCCGATCTCCCAGCGGATCGAGCGGGAGCGACAGACCCTCGAAAAGCTCAAGGGAGAGATCGAGACGACCAAGAGGCAGGCCGACGAGGTGGAGAAGAAACGGGAGTCAACCCTCCAGGCCATCCAGGATCTGGACGATCGGCTCATGGCCAGCCGACAGGAGAGGGGCGAGATCGGCCGGAAGCTCAAGCAGAAGGACCGGGAGATCGAGGAGATCAACGGCCGGATTGCATCGCTCCGGATGCGGATCAGCGAGCGCCGCAGCTCGATCCTGTCGCGCCTGCGGGTGCAGTACATGGAAGGACGGTTCGGCTACCTGAAGGCCCTGCTGTCGGCGCACAGTTACGACGATCTCCAGCGCCGGTTCCATTACCTTTCGGCGCTCTCAAAACGGGAGTATGATTTGATCGAGGCCCACCGTGCGGACGCGGAACGGCTGGAGGAGGTCGAACGTCAGCGGGCCGGGGCGAGGGCCGAGTTGCTGGCCTTCAAGCAGAGTACGGAGCACAAGCTGGAGGAAATCCAGGGGCTCAAGCGCCAGAAGAGCCAGTTCCTCACCAAGATCACGCAACAGAAGGAGGCCTACGACCGGGCGGTAGCGGAGCTGGAGCGTTCCGCGTCGCGGGTGGATGTCCTGTTGAAAGACCTGGAGCAGCGGCGGAGGGCGGCCGCGGTCCGCCCCAAGCCCGGCCCGGCCCATGCCCGACCGTTTAAAGGGGTGCTGCCCTGGCCGGCCGACGGGGAGGTCGTCTCTTTCTTCGGGAGGCAGAAGCACCCGACGTTCGAGACCTACGTGCAGAAGAAGGGCATCGAGATACGGACCCAAGAGGGAAGCCCGATCAAGGCCGTGATGGCGGGGACCGTGGTCTACGCGGACTGGCTGAAGGGCTACGGACTGGTGCTCATCCTGGACCATGCCAACGGATTCTTTTCGCTTTACGCCCATGCGTCGAAGCTGCTGGCGAAGGTCGGGGAGCCGGTGCAGGCCGGCCAGACGATCGGAGAGACGGGGGACACAGGCATGACGGGCGAAGACACACTCTACTTCGAATTGCGCGAGGGGGCAGAACCGGTTGATCCCCTGGCGTGGCTGGGCAAACGGCGGTGACAGCAGGAAAGGAACGGGTGACTATGGAACGGGAACGGCGACACCGATCGTGGTATCTGGGGCCGATCATCCTGATCGCGCTGCTCGTGGGCGTCCTCATCGGCAAGGGGTGGGAGCGCACCGGGCACGCGACCGAGACCTACGAGGAGCTGAAGACCTTCTCGGAGGTCCTGACGCAGATCCAGCGGCATTACGTCGAGGAGGTCAAGAGCAAGGACCTCGTGCTGGGGGCGATCCGCGGGATGCTGGCCACGCTGGATCCCCATTCGGCCTACATGACCCCGGAGATGTACAAGGAGATCCAGGTCGAGACCAAGGGGGAGTTCGGCGGGGTCGGCATCCAAATCGGGATCAAGGACAACCGGCTCGCCGTGATCGCCCCGATCGAAGGGACCCCCGCCCAGAAGGCCGGCATCAAGGCCGGGGACTTCATCACCAAGGTCAACGAGGAGACGACCAAGGACCTGACCCTCATGGATGCGGTCCAGAAGATGCGGGGGCCGAAGGGCACGAAGGTCAGCCTGACTGTCGAGCGCCAGGGGGTGCCCGACCCGCTCGTGTTCACGCTTGTGCGGGATATCATCAAGATCGAGAGCGTGCGCAGCAAGGTGCTGGAGAACAACATCGGCTACGTCCGGCTGACCCAGTTTCAGGAATCCACGGGGAAGGACCTGGCTCGCGTGCTGAAGCAGCTCCGTGAGCAGAAACACCAATCGTTGGTCCTGGACCTCCGGAACAACCCCGGAGGCCTGCTGACCGCAGCCGTGGAGGTGTCGGAGCAGTTCGTGGGGCCGGGCAAGCTGATCGTCTATATCAAGGGCCGGGATGGACGGAAAGATGAATACCTCTCCCGGTCCAAGGAGCAAGCTGAGGACTATCCGATGATCGTGCTCGTGAACGAGGGATCGGCGAGCGCCTCGGAGATCGTGGCCGGCGCCTTGCAGGACTGGGGACGCGCCGTCGTCATCGGGACGACGACTTTCGGGAAGGGGTCGGTCCAGACGATCCTGCCGCTGGCGGACGGGTCCGGGCTCAGGCTGACGACGGCCAAGTACTACACGCCGAAGGGCCGGTCCATCCAGTCCACCGGTATCACGCCGGACATCACGGTCAAGCCCCAGCCTCCGGTGACGGTGGCCAAGGCTGGGGACAAGGAAGCGGCGCCGAAGCCGAAAGAAACCGCGCCGTCCGCGACGGCCCAGCCGCGGCCGGGCGAGGAGGCCAAGGGCGGAGGACCCCCCGCCGAGACAGGGGAGGTTTCGCCGGAGGAGGATGTCCAGTTACAGAAGGCGGTGGAGCTCCTGAAGACCTGGAAGATCTTCAAAGAGCTGCGCCCGCTTTAGCGCGGCTTCTCCTGGTGCAGGACGAAGCAAGTGAGGGTCTTGGTCACGCCGTCCACCGCGCGGATGGATGAGATCGTGTGCTCGTAGAGGGAGTCGAGGCTCTCGGCTTCCGCCTGAACGATCAGGTCGTGGGGCCCCGAGATGTTGTACACGGCCTTGACTCCCTCGATCCGGCTCAGCGTCTTGTAGACACTCTTGGTGTGGTTTCCTGCCACATCCACGAGCACGAAGGCTGAGACACCCATACCTGTCTGGTCTTTCTTCCTTCCTGGGGCTCCCGTCCGCGAGCGGGCACGCTAACAGAGCGGTCCGGGCAAGTCAATCCTTCGACCCCCAACCTGCTCTGGGTCGAACCTGAGCAGGGTCGAAGGCTCGGTTGCCCCGCCCTTCCAGGCGAGGCTTGCTCAGGATTGACGCGATCGCCGGATGGCGGCCAGGAGTTCCTCCTCCGACGCGGTCGCTCCCGGAAGCGTGCGCAAGAGATGCGAGCGCACCAGAGCCTCCAGGTCGTCGAGCGTCCGGATGCCCAATTTGAAGTAGAGGTGCTGCACGACGGCCTCGGACAGACCGGGCAGGTCGGTCCAAGCGGCCACGTCCGGCGGCAGGGGCCGCTTCAACTCCTCGTAGGACTGGATCCGCCCAGTCTTGAGGAACTCCTCGATCTTTCCGGAAAAATCGCGGCCGATCCCGGGAATCTCCTGGAGGGCGCCGCGTTGCGCGACTGCCCTCACATCCTCTTCCAGACCGGCCAGTGACTCGGCGGCGCGTCGGTAGGCCCGGACGCGGTGAGGGTTTGCCCGCCGGGCTGCGAGCATGTCGGCCATGGCCAGGAAGATCTGAGCGATCGCGCGGTTGGTCCCGGTCATACACGGCATATACCCCAGTCAGCCTTTATTGACAAGGTGTTCGACCGTCCCGTAGGATGCGGACGTGCCTGGTCCTTGCCCTCGGACGGGTGCGATATGATGGGCCAACCAGCAGCGGGGACCGTACAGATTCAGGTGAACGGTGAGCAGCGCGTGGCCCGTGCTGGCGTTACGATCGCGGATCTCCTCCGGGACCTGGACATCAAGCCGGACCGGGTGGCAGTCGAGGTGAACTTGGAGATTGTGGACCGGCGGGAGTTCGAACGACGGGGGCTTGGCGAGGGAGATCGTGTCGAAATCATCAGTTTCATCGGCGGAGGAAGCGGGCAAGCTTTCAGCGATCGGCGGTCAGCCTTCAGCCGGGAGATGAACACGAGCTTGCGGCAAGCTGATTGCTGACAGCTTCTTCACGGAGCGCATTATGAACCACGATCGGCTGGTCATCGCGGGGCGCGAGTTCCGGTCGCGCCTGTGGGTCGGAACCGGCAAGTACAAGGACTTCGTCGAGACCAAGCAAGCCATCGACGCGTCCGGCGCCGATGTCGTCACGGTCGCGGTGCGGCGGGTGAACGTGACCGACCGCTCCAAGGAGAATTTGCTCGATTATCTGGACCCCAAGAAGTACACGATCCTGCCGAACACGGCCGGCTGCTACACGGTCGAGGACGCGGTGCGCTATGCGAGGCTGGCCCGCGCAGCCGGCGTGTCCGATCTCGTCAAGCTCGAAGTGATCGGCGACGAGCGAACGCTGTTCCCCGACACGGCCGGTCTGATCGAGGCGGCCAAGATCCTGCTCAAGGAAGGATTCATCGTGCTGCCCTACACGAACGACGACCCGGTGGTCGCCAAGAAGCTGGTCGACATCGGCTGCCCGGCCGTCATGCCCCTGGCGGCCCCGATCGGCTCCGGGCTCGGCATCCGCAATCCGTACAACCTGAAGATCATCCTCGAGACCGTGCGGGTGCCGGTCATCGTGGACGCCGGCGTCGGCACCGCGTCCGACGCGGCGCTGGCGATGGAATACGGGGCTGACGCGGTTCTCATGAACACCGCGATCGCCGGCGCGAAGGATCCGATCGCCATGGCGGAGGCCATGAAATATGCGGTCGAAGCCGGGCGCCTGGCCTACAAGGCCGGCCGTATCCCCAGGAAGCTCTACGCGACTGCCAGCAGCCCGATCGAGGGCATGCTCTGAGCCGCGTGAAACGTCGCGCGTGAAGCGTGAAGCGCACCATCGGTCTGGCGAGCCACGCTTCACGAGCCACGCTTCACGAAGAATGCCCTGCGTTGATTTTCCCCTCTACCTGATTACCGATCGCCATCAGACCGGCGGGCGGCCACTGGTGCCGCTCCTCCGTGACGCACTGGACGCCGGCGTGCGGGCCGTCCAGGTCAGGGAGAGGGACCTGGCCACCCGCCCGCTGCTCGACCTGGCGGAACAGATCCTGCCCCTCGCACGGAACCGACGGGCCCGGATGCTCATCAACGACCGTGTGGACCTTGCCATGGCGCTCGACGCGGACGGCGTCCACCTGCGTGCGGACAGCCTACCGGTATCGGTGGCGCGCCGGCTCCTGGGCCAGGATCGGCTGATCGGCGTGTCGGCCCACTCGGTGGACGATGTTCTGCGGGCTGAATGCGACGGAGCCGACTTCACGGTGCTGGGCCCGATTTACGAGACGCCGTCGAAGCGGGCGTACGGGCCGCCGATCGGCCTCGGTCCGATCGAGGAGGCCGCGCGCCGGTGCCGGATCCCGGTGTTCGCGATCGGCGGCATCACGGCAGCACGGGTCGGTGAGGTGCGACGGGCCGGCGCCTTCGGCGTCGCGGTCATCTCGTCCATCCTCTCCGCCGAGCGGGTCGAGGCCGCCGTATGCGGCCTGCTCGAGGCGCTGGCGGTCCCGACGTGACGCCGCAGACGCTGCGCACACGCGCGTTGCATCGAGCCGCGATAGTTGACCGTATGGAGGGGCGATGATAGAATCCGAGCAAGTTTGGGCTTCCGGTGTCAGTGCGACGACAGGACGATGAGGAGCGTGACTCGATGCCTGATCCCAAGCGAGGCCCTGGCCGCCTCAGCACCTTTCGGGATTCCGTCAAGAAGCTGACCGAACGGCTGTCGGACGGAGAGCCGAACCCCGCGAGAAAGAGCGACGATCACATGCGTGAACTGGAGAAGCTGCGGATCCAGGTCCAGTCGATGGAGGAGGAGCTGCGTCAGCTCCATCATTCGCGGTACCAGCTCGAGCAGGCCCACAAGCAAAACGAACGGCTGACCGCAACGCTTCAGGAAGCCAAGGCGCAGATCGAGGCTCTGCGCGCGGAAGTTGACAAGCTGACGGCGCCCCCGTCCACCTACGCCATCTTCTCCAGCCTGAACACCGACTCGACTGCGAACGTGTACGTCTCCGGACGCAAGATGAAAGTGAACGTCCACCCGGCGATCAAGGCCAAGGATCTGCGCAAAGGGCAAGAGGTCATCCTGAACGAGGCCTTCAACGTGATCGAGGCCCGGGGCTTCGACGGCCAGGGCGAGGTCGTACGGCTCAGGGACCTGCTGGATGGGAGACGCGCCCTCGTGACCTTGCACTTCGACGAAGAGAAGGTCGCCGATCTCGGCGAGCCGCTGCTGACCGAACGGCTGAGCGTCGGGGACCATCTGCTCTACGACCCG from Nitrospirota bacterium includes:
- the rpsP gene encoding 30S ribosomal protein S16, with the translated sequence MAVHLRLARAGRHKLPFYRLVAADSRKPRDGRYLEVLGTYDAVKNPPVAQLKSERVLDWLRKGAQPSVTVRTVLKRSGLLKQLEDERKAGGQ
- the rimM gene encoding ribosome maturation factor RimM (Essential for efficient processing of 16S rRNA): MADTAELIAIGQIVKPFGVKGDVRVRSLSHVPGRFQELQRVTLVAKSGRTVETAVTRVREEHGSFVVGFEAFSTPEEAAAFRGGLVKIPREAAPPRPDGQYYEFELLGMTVADEQGRVLGTLEEILETGSNHVLVVRGNGRELLLPATREIVASVDVAGNTMKVRRFEELWDDRMGIHAAL
- the trmD gene encoding tRNA (guanosine(37)-N1)-methyltransferase TrmD, with protein sequence MLRCDVLTLFPDMVLPVLGQSMLKRAQEKGLLEVRVRNLRDYTQDRHQVADDAPYGGGAGMVLKAEPVFRAMDALRLEHGTLRLILPSPQGRPFTQRLAEGLRDERRRVVLLCGHYEGIDERVRTGLEPEEISIGDYVLTGGELPALVMIDAAVRLIPGVLGDPESAVAESFSDSLLDCPHYTRPAEVRGLTVPEVLLSGNHEAVRCWRRKEALRNTWRKRPDLLRDRVLGEEDRRLLEAIVQEETREALFVKRIS
- the rplS gene encoding 50S ribosomal protein L19 encodes the protein MNRLERIQRSLTKKSIPPFEIGDTVRVHAKVVEGEKERIQVFEGAVIARKGGRNSETFTVRKISYGVGVERIFPIHSPIVTRIDVVRQGRVRRAKLYYLRAKKGKFAKVGDREFAPQEAKAQVGGAKAAGKPTEAEVPQAEAVPAG
- a CDS encoding ribonuclease HII, which codes for MEPTDFFEREARLCGYGRVAGLDEAGRGPLAGPVVAAAVILPRRFRLPGLNDSKQVVEAERERLDREIRRRAVAVGVGLAAAREIDDLNILEASRLAMSRAILALPSPPDFLLIDAVVLPSVPLPQRAIIKGDGLSVSIAAASIVAKVSRDRLMADYHRRYPQYNFLAHKGYPTPEHLRLLAEHGPCAIHRLSFRPVLERGNTALRETVFE
- a CDS encoding YraN family protein, yielding MSDARRTFGEAGESEAERYLRRKGYRILERNVRSRAGELDLVARLGDVLVFVEVKARRTDAYGGAPYAVDGRKRARLIRLASQYLARRRLRNQSCRFDVILCTGGTDRPEAIQHIEHAFEVPGEDLRW
- the ftsE gene encoding cell division ATP-binding protein FtsE → MIHLFHVSKYYDRRPALSDVNLQIEKGEFVLLMGPSGAGKSTLLKLIFCAEPPDEGQILVQNRNVARLRPQAIPYLRRTMGFVSQDFRLLPKKNVFDNVALPLLVQGASSFDIRRKVTEALKAVGMEHKKESRPTMLSAGEQQRVCIARAVVNGPIVLLADEPTGNLDPGLAGEIIELFKAINARGTTVMVATHNPQVVEQVNRRVVVLDQGKIAADERAES
- a CDS encoding permease-like cell division protein FtsX, with amino-acid sequence MRRLGYLIREAITNIRLNRTTTMIAVATTAFTLACFGVFLLLYLNLRGVAHALQEDIKVVIYLHDNLTAQGIAELQQRLKAEPEAASLAYVSKEQALAEFREQFPSESHLLQGLGENPLPASFVVTLGPRFRSTDAVKRWAERLKAVPGVAQVQYSRDWIENLATVIGYLELAAFAVGAILSAASVTIIANTIRLTLYARREEIEIMRLIGATGTFIKIPYLLEGAALGALGAVLALALLRSGFEYFRLHLGMPGRFLGVESGFGFFPLHVSLLMVAAGFLLGCVGSIVSMAGFGRNRA
- a CDS encoding peptidoglycan DD-metalloendopeptidase family protein: MTPVCRMLLLAGAWAWTSWWPWAASPALAGKDHRDPISQRIERERQTLEKLKGEIETTKRQADEVEKKRESTLQAIQDLDDRLMASRQERGEIGRKLKQKDREIEEINGRIASLRMRISERRSSILSRLRVQYMEGRFGYLKALLSAHSYDDLQRRFHYLSALSKREYDLIEAHRADAERLEEVERQRAGARAELLAFKQSTEHKLEEIQGLKRQKSQFLTKITQQKEAYDRAVAELERSASRVDVLLKDLEQRRRAAAVRPKPGPAHARPFKGVLPWPADGEVVSFFGRQKHPTFETYVQKKGIEIRTQEGSPIKAVMAGTVVYADWLKGYGLVLILDHANGFFSLYAHASKLLAKVGEPVQAGQTIGETGDTGMTGEDTLYFELREGAEPVDPLAWLGKRR
- a CDS encoding S41 family peptidase, yielding MERERRHRSWYLGPIILIALLVGVLIGKGWERTGHATETYEELKTFSEVLTQIQRHYVEEVKSKDLVLGAIRGMLATLDPHSAYMTPEMYKEIQVETKGEFGGVGIQIGIKDNRLAVIAPIEGTPAQKAGIKAGDFITKVNEETTKDLTLMDAVQKMRGPKGTKVSLTVERQGVPDPLVFTLVRDIIKIESVRSKVLENNIGYVRLTQFQESTGKDLARVLKQLREQKHQSLVLDLRNNPGGLLTAAVEVSEQFVGPGKLIVYIKGRDGRKDEYLSRSKEQAEDYPMIVLVNEGSASASEIVAGALQDWGRAVVIGTTTFGKGSVQTILPLADGSGLRLTTAKYYTPKGRSIQSTGITPDITVKPQPPVTVAKAGDKEAAPKPKETAPSATAQPRPGEEAKGGGPPAETGEVSPEEDVQLQKAVELLKTWKIFKELRPL
- a CDS encoding Lrp/AsnC ligand binding domain-containing protein, with product MGVSAFVLVDVAGNHTKSVYKTLSRIEGVKAVYNISGPHDLIVQAEAESLDSLYEHTISSIRAVDGVTKTLTCFVLHQEKPR
- a CDS encoding histidinol-phosphatase; this encodes MTGTNRAIAQIFLAMADMLAARRANPHRVRAYRRAAESLAGLEEDVRAVAQRGALQEIPGIGRDFSGKIEEFLKTGRIQSYEELKRPLPPDVAAWTDLPGLSEAVVQHLYFKLGIRTLDDLEALVRSHLLRTLPGATASEEELLAAIRRSRQS
- the thiS gene encoding sulfur carrier protein ThiS; protein product: MGQPAAGTVQIQVNGEQRVARAGVTIADLLRDLDIKPDRVAVEVNLEIVDRREFERRGLGEGDRVEIISFIGGGSGQAFSDRRSAFSREMNTSLRQADC
- a CDS encoding thiazole synthase, producing the protein MNHDRLVIAGREFRSRLWVGTGKYKDFVETKQAIDASGADVVTVAVRRVNVTDRSKENLLDYLDPKKYTILPNTAGCYTVEDAVRYARLARAAGVSDLVKLEVIGDERTLFPDTAGLIEAAKILLKEGFIVLPYTNDDPVVAKKLVDIGCPAVMPLAAPIGSGLGIRNPYNLKIILETVRVPVIVDAGVGTASDAALAMEYGADAVLMNTAIAGAKDPIAMAEAMKYAVEAGRLAYKAGRIPRKLYATASSPIEGML
- the thiE gene encoding thiamine phosphate synthase, with amino-acid sequence MPCVDFPLYLITDRHQTGGRPLVPLLRDALDAGVRAVQVRERDLATRPLLDLAEQILPLARNRRARMLINDRVDLAMALDADGVHLRADSLPVSVARRLLGQDRLIGVSAHSVDDVLRAECDGADFTVLGPIYETPSKRAYGPPIGLGPIEEAARRCRIPVFAIGGITAARVGEVRRAGAFGVAVISSILSAERVEAAVCGLLEALAVPT